A genome region from Populus alba chromosome 5, ASM523922v2, whole genome shotgun sequence includes the following:
- the LOC118061630 gene encoding light-inducible protein CPRF2 has product MNSVFSVDDFSGPFWPSPPPSPPSTAPAMNRSESEWALEKFLLEVSAASVSSDANIAAPSALSQSSTSSIPPENGEDEVVEITKHPNPHPQPLGRNLTNPIDSDEYRAFLKSKLDRACTAVAMSRESDVIKPEDFSSLLEDQRLAARNVSLGTQAFRTGHGISMAQIGADGGSPGIPALPTAQKKQEVQTRQTTSGSSREDSDDDDLEGDTGTNENRDPTDAKRVRRMQSNRESARRSRRRKQAQLNERETQVGQLRDERSSLLSRFTDVNQKCDAASVDNRILKADIETLRAKVKMVEEQVKRVTGLNPMLLAGFNVPSPGMPFVGGQVDASTDVAVPINPHQFFHQPVHGITSAAPHLQRLNNSFPDNLAPLATNPQTDNGTSNNGGMARMKLTAGGRSPGAMPSTQQVQKQVGATGVPAGAVPMCDLGPTRVFGKDGKRK; this is encoded by the exons aTGAACAGTGTGTTCTCAGTCGACGATTTCTCCGGCCCCTTCTGGCCGTCTCCTCCTCCGTCTCCACCATCAACAGCTCCGGCGATGAATAGAAGCGAATCGGAATGGGCGCTAGAGAAGTTTCTACTAGAAGTCTCCGCGGCCTCCGTATCCAGCGATGCCAACATCGCCGCTCCTTCGGCGCTCTCTCAATCGTCCACGTCATCGATACCTCCTGAGAATGGTGAGGATGAGGTGGTGGAGATCACAAAGCATCCAAATCCTCATCCGCAGCCGTTGGGTCGCAATCTAACGAACCCGATTGATTCCGATGAGTACCGCGCTTTTCTCAAGTCGAAGCTCGATCGCGCTTGTACTGCCGTGGCCATGTCTAGG GAATCCGATGTTATAAAGCCGGAAGATTTCTCTTCGTTACTGGAAGATCAAAGGCTAGCTGCTAGAAATGTTTCTTTGGGAACGCAAGCTTTTC GCACTGGTCATGGCATCTCAATGGCACAAATTGGGGCAGATGGTGGTTCACCTGGCATTCCAGCTTTACCCACTGCACAGAAAAAACAAGAGGTCCAAACCAGGCAAACAACCAGTGGGTCATCAAGAGAAGATTCAGATGATGATGATCTTGAAGGAGACACAGGAACCAATGAAAATAGGGATCCTACTGATGCAAAACGCGTGAGGAG GATGCAGTCGAATCGAGAGTCAGCTAGACGCtctagaagaagaaaacaagcaCAGCTGAATGAACGTGAAACACAG GTTGGTCAACTAAGGGATGAACGCTCTTCTCTGCTATCACGCTTCACTGATGTAAATCAAAAGTGTGATGCTGCTTCTGTTGATAATAGAATTTTGAAGGCTGATATTGAAACCTTAAGGGCAAAG GTGAAGATGGTCGAAGAACAAGTTAAACGAGTGACAGGTTTGAACCCGATGCTTCTAGCAGGGTTTAACGTGCCTAGCCCTGGGATGCCATTTGTTGGTGGCCAGGTGGATGCATCTACTGATGTAGCTGTACCAATAAACCCCCACCAATTCTTTCACCAGCCAGTTCATGGCATTACCTCTGCTGCTCCACATCTCCAAAGACTAAACAACAGCTTCCCTGACAACTTAGCTCCTCTTGCCACAAATCCACAAACTGACAATGGAACCAGTAATAATGGTGGAATGGCTAGAATGAAACTCACAGCTGGTGGCCGAAGTCCGGGTGCCATGCCTTCCACTCAACAGGTGCAAAAGCAGGTTGGTGCTACTGGCGTTCCTGCTGGGGCCGTGCCTATGTGTGACTTGGGGCCTACTCGTGTGTTCGGGAAGGATGGCAAAAGGAAATGA
- the LOC118062227 gene encoding V-type proton ATPase subunit F, giving the protein MANRAQIATNNSALIAMIADEDTIVGLLMAGVGNVDLRRKTNYLIVDSKTTVKQIEDAFKEFTTREDIAIVLISQYVANMIRFLVDSYNKPVPAILEIPSKDHPYDPTQDSVLSRVKYLFSAESVASGRR; this is encoded by the exons ATGGCAAACAGAGCTCAAATCGCGACCAACAACTCTGCACTCATTGCAATGATTGCCGATGAG GACACGATTGTTGGACTTTTGATGGCTGGAGTGGGTAATGTTGATTTGCGGAGAAAGACGAATTACCTCATCGTGGATTCCA AAACAACTGTTAAACAAATTGAAGATGCATTTAAAGAGTTCACGACAAGGGAGGATATAGCCATAGTGTTGATAAGTCAATAT GTTGCAAACATGATAAGATTTTTGGTCGATAGCTACAACAAGCCAGTTCCAGCAATTTTGGAGATTCCTTCGAAAGACCATCCTTAtgacccaacacaggattcagtTCTTTCAAGAGTGAAGTACCTCTTTTCTGCGGAATCAGTGGCATCTGGAAGGCGTTGA